In the genome of Nocardioides sp. NBC_00368, the window CTTCCCGCTCTTCCACGCCAAGGACGGCAAGAAGGACGAGACGCAGGCCAACGGCTACGTGATGGCGCCGTTCGGGGAGGGCGACATCGACTACCAGGCCTTCTTCGGTGACATGCCGGCACGGGGCTACCACAACCCGATGTGGGAGCAGGACACCGCGCCCGGCGGTGCGTTGAACCCGGGCCAGTCCCTGGCCCTGGCCAAGCTGAGCTACCAGAACATGGACGAGCTCCGCGGCTGACCGGCCGCTCCTTTCCCTTCGCGAACAGCCGGAGCGCGCCCTGATCGGGTCGCGCTCCGGCCACCGGCGTGCTCGGACGCCCTCTTCGGCTTCACCCGCCCTCGTTCTCCAAGGAACCGTCATGCCCAAACACAGCTCATTCGGTGGGGTACCCCGCCGTCGTGCTCGGCGATCACTCCTCGCGGTGACCTCCGGGCTCGCGCTCGCTCTCACCTCCGGGATCGCACTCGCGACGCCCGCTGCCGCCCACGACGGTGTCGACCATGGCACCGAACCCGGGGCCGGCCTCGCGCTGGACTGGTCCAACTACGAGAAGGTCACGCTCACCAAGGACACCGGTGAGCCGATCGACATGGCCGTCCTGCCGGACCGGCGCGTGCTCACCACGGCGCGCAACGGCGACGTCCGGCTCGTCGACCCGGACGCCGGTACGACCCGTGTGGTCAACACGATCGCGACGTACAACAACTCCGAGGACGGTCTGCAGACGATCACCCTCGCGCCCGACTTCGAGGAGTCGGGCTGGGTCTACCTCTACTACGCGCCGCGCACCATGACCGGCCCGTACCCGACGACCACGCCGTCCGGCTCTGCGCCCAACACGCTGCCCGCCGGGCAGACCGACGCCTACTGGGACCAGTGGAAGGGCTACAACCAGCTCACCCGCGTGAAGTGGGACGAGGCCGCCGACAAGCTGGATCTCGCGACCGAGCAGGTGATCCTCAAGGTCGAGGTGCAGCGCGGTCAGTGCTGCCACGTCGCCGGCGACGTCGACTTCGACGACCAGGGCAACCTCTACCTGGCCACGGGTGACAACACCCCGGCAGGAACCCCCGGTGCGAACGGGTACGCCCCCAACAACGACGCCCCCGGGTTCAACCCCGGCTTCGACTCTCGCCGCGGCGCGGGCAACACGAACGACCTGCGCGGCAAGATCCTGCGGGTCGCGGTCCAGGAGGACGGGTCGTACACCATCCCCGAGGGCAACCTCTTCGCCCCGGGCACGGACGGGACCCGACCGGAGATCTTCGCGATGGGTCTGCGCAACCCGTTCCGGATGGACGTCGACCCCGCCACGAACTCGGTGACCTGGGGCGACTACGGCCCCGATGCCGGGGCGCCGAACCCCGATCGTGGCCCGTTGGGGTACGTCGAGTGGCAGACGACCGCGATCGACGAGCCGATCAACGGCGGCTGGCCGTACTGCACCGGCGACCACTTCAACTACAACGAGTGGAACTTCGAGACGGCGACACCGCGGGAGTTCTTCGACTGCGCCGCTGGCGCGGAGAACAACTCGCGGTGGAACACGGGGCTCTCGACCGTTCCGCCGGCCACGGCCGCGACCCTCTACTACGGTGACAACAACACCCACCAGCCGTGGCCCGAGCTGACCGACTTCAGCCCGGCGGGCGGCCAGGGACCGATGGGTGGTCCCGTGTACCACTACGACGCGGACAACCCCTCGCCGACGAAGTTCCCCGAGTACTGGGACGGCAAGGCCTTCTTCGCCGAGTTCTCCCAGGACTACCTGGCGGCGTTCACCGTCGACTGGCCCAGCGGCCCGGTCTCGCACATCGAGCAGTTCCTGCCCAACGTCGACCTCGAGACGAACCGGCAGCCGATCACCGACAGCCCGATCGACATCGAGTTCGGGCCGGACGGGTCGCTCTACGTCCTCGACTACGGTGACGGTTTCTTCCGCGCCAACCCGGATGCCGGTCTCTACCGGATCGACTACAGCGTCGGCAACAAGGCGCCGCGCGCGGACATCGTCGCCGACCCGATCTCCAGCAGCTCGGCACCGCTGACCGTCGAGTTCGACGGTTCGGGCTCGGTCGATCCCGAGGGTGGCGCGCTCACCTACGAGTGGGACCTGGACGGCGACGGCACCTTCGACGCCACCGGGGCGACCACCTCGCACACCTACGACGAGCTCGGCCGCTACACCGCCCGGCTCCGGGTCACCGATGCCGAGGGGCGTCGCGGCATCACCTCGACCTCGATCAGCGTGGGCAACGTCGCGCCGACGATCAAGGTGGCCACGCCGGCCGAGGGAGGCTTCTTCGACTGGGGCCAGGCGGTGCCCTTCGACGTGACGACCGACGACCCCGAGGACGGCGGCGCGACGGTGTGCTCGCGGGTGACCTGGACGTTCGGCCTCGGGCACGACGTCCACGCCCACCCGCTCAGCCAGGGGACCGGGTGCCGGTTCGCGATCCCGACGCCCGCTGACGCCACCGAGCACGGCGAGACGGAGAACATCTACGGGGTCGTCGTCATCGGCTACACAGACAACGGCGCCAACGGTGTCCCGGCGGCCCGGTCCGAGGTCTCGATGGTCCTCAACCCGAAGTCGCAGGAGGCCGAGTGGGCCGACGCCTCCGAGGGGATCGCCATCGCCCCTGACGAGACGGCGAGCGGCCTGCGCAAGGTCACCTCGCTCGACGAGGGTGACTGGCTCTCCTGGAAGCCTGTGAACCTCGCCGGTATCACCTCGGCGAAGCTGCGGGCCAGCGGCAAGGGCAGCGTGGAGCTGCGCCGGGGATCGGCCGACGCGACCCCGTTCGCGTCGTTCGACGTCGACAGCGAGGACTGGTCCGAGACGACGGCCGACCTGACCGGAGCGCCGTCGGGCAGCGGCGAGCTGTTCGTGACCTCCACCGGTGGCGTCACCCTGGACCGGATCAGGTTCGTCGGCGACGGCTTCGCCGACGTCACGCCTCCCACGGTCTCCGCGACGCTCGACCCGGCGCAGCCGACCGGGCAGAACGGTTGGTGGACGGGGAACGTGTCCGTGGCGGTCGCCGCGACCGACAACGGCACCGTCGCCTCACGGCAGCGCTCGACCAACGGTGGCCAGACCTGGGAGAACGCGAACAACCCGCTCACGGTCTCCGCGGAGGGCGTCACGACCGTTCACTACCGGGCGACCGACAACGGCGGCAACGTCTCCGAGGTCGGAAAGGTCGTGGTGCGGATCGACAAGACCGCTCCGCAGGTCGCGGTCGACGGTGTCTCCGACGGCGCCAACGTCGGCAACGCCGGGGATGCGTCCTGGTCGGCCTCCGACGCCACCTCCGGTGTGGGGTCCGTGACAGCGACCCTGGACGGTGCCGCGGTCACCGGCGACGCGCTCGCCCTGTGGCGGCTCTCGCTCGGATCGCACACGCTCGAGGTCACCGCGACCGACAAGGCGGGACGCGTGACGACGAGAACCGTGACGTTCACGACCACCACCTCGCTGACGGAGCTCACCGCCCTGACCGAGCGGCTCGCCCGCTCCGGCGAGATCACTCCCGCCGGGGAGAGTGTCCTCGAGAAGCGGCTCAGCCAGGCCGCCAAGCACGTCGCTGCCGGACGGTACGCCTCCGCGCGATCGCTGCTGCGGGAGTACGTCGACCTGGCGGCCAGCGCGCTCTACGTCGTCGACCCCGACGCACGTGCCGCGCTGCAGCGCGACGCGCGGGCGGTGATCAGCCAACTCTGAGGTGACACCTCCGTGCGGGTCCATGGGCATGCCCTTGGGCCCGCACGGCCCGTTGCCGGCACCTCCTGGTGTCTCGTAGACCCGGTGGGCCCGAGCGCTCACCCGGTGCCGGTTCTGGCGAACGTGGCTGCCTGGAGCAGGCCCCGCTCCATGGCCGCCATCAGCGCCTGGGAACGGCTGTTGACCCCGAGCTTGTCGTAGAGCCGGGCCACATAGGTCTTCGCGGTCGAGTTGCTCACGTGCAGCCCACGGGCCAGCTGCGGGATCGTCAGTCCGCGGTGCAGCAGGCGCAGGACTTCGGTTTCGCGGGCGCTCAGTGGGGAGGAGTCCCGTGCATCACGCAGCCGGACGAGCGCGTCGGCGAGACCAGGCGCGGTGAACGACCGTGCCGCGACCGCGGCGTGCCGGATCGCGCAGACGATCTCCGGCGCCGAGGCCGTCTTGGGTACGAACGCGGACACCCCGGTCTCCATGGCCCGAAACAGGACGTCGTCCTCGCCGAAGGAGGTCAGCACCACGATCCCCAGCTCGGGAAAGTGGTCCCGCAGGTCGCGCGCGAGCGCGAGACCGTTGCGGTCCGGCAGGCTGACGTCCACGGTGACGACGTCAGGCATCAGCTTGCCGACCATCGCCACGGCTTCCGCGGCGGTGCTCGCCTCGCCGACGATCTCGATGTCTGGTTGTTGGTGCATCAGCTGCGACAGCCCGAACCGGTGCAACGTGTGTCCGTCTACTGTCACGAGTCGAATGTTCATGGGTCCCCCCGCCCGTACGCGATTGCAGCGAGAACAAGGAAGCCACGCGAAAGGTGCGAATCCGAGTGCAAACCGGTTGCAGGACGGTTGCAGGACCGGTCTACCCGCTGAACGTCTCCATGATCGACAGGGCGGCGGGTCCGAGGACGACGACGAACAACGCGGGGAAGATGCAGAACATCATCGGGAAGAGGATCTTGACGGGGAGCTTCTGTGCCTTCTCCTCGGCCAGCTGACGGTGCTTGGTCCGCATCTCCTTCGACTGCTCGTGCAGGACCTGGCCGGTCGGGACGCCGAGCTCGGACGCCTGGACCAGCGCGGATACGAACGCCCGCAGCTCGACCACGGTCGTCCGGTCGGCGAGCGCCCGGAGCGCCTCCACGCGAGACTTGCCGAGCTGCATCTCCTGCAGCATCCGCACACACTCCGCGGCCATCGGTCCGTCGGTCTTCTGAGCCACCTGGGCCAGCGCTGCATCGAACCCGAGCCCCGCCTCGACACACACGGTCAGCAGGTCCAAGGTGTTCGGCAGCTGCTTGCGTATCGCGGTCTGTCGCTTGCTGCCGGCGTTGTAGAGAAGGAGGTCGGGAAGGAAGAACCCAACTGCCGCACCGATCGCACCGAAGCCGAAGATCGTGACTCCCGACCGCGCCCCGAGCAGCGCCCCGAGCGCCGCGCCTGCGACCAGCCCCAGGCCCTTGTAGGCGAACACCTTCTCCGCCGTCCAGCTCCCCGGGTTGCCCGCAAGGTTCAGCCGCCGGCTGATGGACACCGGCACCCCGGACGGCGACAGCTTGGTCGCGAGCTGGCCCAGCCGGATGAGCGGGTACGACAACCCGACCCGGCCGGTACCGCTCACGACGCCCGCCTGTCCGTTGCCGTAGTAGAGCTCGATCGACTCGAGTCCGTCGGCCACCCGCCGGGTCCCTGCCCCCCAGGTCATCGACAGGCCGATGATCCCGAGTGCGATCGCGACCGCCAAGGTCGCCACTCCGAGCACGAGCACGTTCACTCCTCCACCTTGACCAGGCGGCTCATCCAGAACCAGCCGAGGGACATGCAGCCCACCCCGACGGTGACCAGCACCCAGCCGATCGGCGTCGTGTAGAGCGGCGCGATGTAGCCGCGGTTGCTCAGCAGCATCCAGCAGGCGAGCAGGATGGGGAGCGCGATCAGGACGTACGCAGACATCCGGCCCTCGGCCGAGAGTGCCTTGACGTGCCGACGCAGCTGAGCCCGCTCCCGCATGGTCTCCGCGGTCGTCTGCAGCAGTCCGGCCAGGTTGCCGCCGACCTGCCGCTGGATCCGGATCGCCATCACCACCCACGCGAAGTCGGCCGACTCCATCCGCCCGGCGGCCTTGTCCAGCGCATCCTCCACCGACATGCCCAGTCGGGTCCTGGCGAGCGCGCGGGCGAGCTCACCGGAGATCGGCTCCGTACCGTCGCGGACCACCCCGTCGAGCGCCTGCGGCAGCGAGAAGCCGGTCCGGAGCGCGGCGACCAGGAGATTCAGCGTGTCCGGCAGCTGTTCCCCGAATGCGGCTCGCCGCCGGGAGATCCGGAACCGCAGGTAGGACCGACCGGCGAACCATGCGACCACGGCCAGGATCACGCCGATGACCCAGGCCCAGCCGAGAACCACGGCCACCACACCGGGTACGAGGCTCACGCTCACGCGCACCACCAGCCACTCTGCCGGCCGCAGCGACATGCCTGCGAGGTCGAGGTCGGTGGCGAGCTGCTCGTGCCGGCCCCGCCAGCTCAGGAAGCGCTCGCTGAAGGTGAGCAGGTGCCGCAGCGGCGAGGACCACGCGTCCGTCTCCTGGGGTTCAGGTACGGCCGCGGCCACGCGGTAGCGCGCCAGGCTGGCCAGGCCCCGCTCGCGCCGACGGTCGCGGCGCAGCGGCCCGAGCACTGCAATTGCCACGCCCACCAGACCTGCGAACAACGTACCGGCCCCGGCCAACAGCAGCCAGGCAGGTGGCGGAGAGTCCGGCTCGACCACCGGTGGTGCGGGCACCAGCTCCGCGGCCTGGGCCTTCGCCTCCTCCGCGGTCAGCATGCGGCCGCCGGTGCCCTCGATCAGTCGCTGGCGTCCGCCGGACCCGTGAACGCCGTCGAGCACGCCCATGTCGACCGTGATCCCGTACTTCCGCAGCAGCGCCAGGGCCTCCTCGAGCGACCGCTCGCTGTCGGTGTCCTCGCCGTCGGAGAGGATCAGCATCTTCCGCGTGCCCGGTGCTCGGGAGAGCGTCTTCGCACCGAGTACGACGGCGTCGTAGAGACGGGTGCTTCCCTGGGCCTGCGCCGTG includes:
- a CDS encoding PQQ-dependent sugar dehydrogenase, with the protein product MTSGLALALTSGIALATPAAAHDGVDHGTEPGAGLALDWSNYEKVTLTKDTGEPIDMAVLPDRRVLTTARNGDVRLVDPDAGTTRVVNTIATYNNSEDGLQTITLAPDFEESGWVYLYYAPRTMTGPYPTTTPSGSAPNTLPAGQTDAYWDQWKGYNQLTRVKWDEAADKLDLATEQVILKVEVQRGQCCHVAGDVDFDDQGNLYLATGDNTPAGTPGANGYAPNNDAPGFNPGFDSRRGAGNTNDLRGKILRVAVQEDGSYTIPEGNLFAPGTDGTRPEIFAMGLRNPFRMDVDPATNSVTWGDYGPDAGAPNPDRGPLGYVEWQTTAIDEPINGGWPYCTGDHFNYNEWNFETATPREFFDCAAGAENNSRWNTGLSTVPPATAATLYYGDNNTHQPWPELTDFSPAGGQGPMGGPVYHYDADNPSPTKFPEYWDGKAFFAEFSQDYLAAFTVDWPSGPVSHIEQFLPNVDLETNRQPITDSPIDIEFGPDGSLYVLDYGDGFFRANPDAGLYRIDYSVGNKAPRADIVADPISSSSAPLTVEFDGSGSVDPEGGALTYEWDLDGDGTFDATGATTSHTYDELGRYTARLRVTDAEGRRGITSTSISVGNVAPTIKVATPAEGGFFDWGQAVPFDVTTDDPEDGGATVCSRVTWTFGLGHDVHAHPLSQGTGCRFAIPTPADATEHGETENIYGVVVIGYTDNGANGVPAARSEVSMVLNPKSQEAEWADASEGIAIAPDETASGLRKVTSLDEGDWLSWKPVNLAGITSAKLRASGKGSVELRRGSADATPFASFDVDSEDWSETTADLTGAPSGSGELFVTSTGGVTLDRIRFVGDGFADVTPPTVSATLDPAQPTGQNGWWTGNVSVAVAATDNGTVASRQRSTNGGQTWENANNPLTVSAEGVTTVHYRATDNGGNVSEVGKVVVRIDKTAPQVAVDGVSDGANVGNAGDASWSASDATSGVGSVTATLDGAAVTGDALALWRLSLGSHTLEVTATDKAGRVTTRTVTFTTTTSLTELTALTERLARSGEITPAGESVLEKRLSQAAKHVAAGRYASARSLLREYVDLAASALYVVDPDARAALQRDARAVISQL
- a CDS encoding response regulator transcription factor; translated protein: MTVDGHTLHRFGLSQLMHQQPDIEIVGEASTAAEAVAMVGKLMPDVVTVDVSLPDRNGLALARDLRDHFPELGIVVLTSFGEDDVLFRAMETGVSAFVPKTASAPEIVCAIRHAAVAARSFTAPGLADALVRLRDARDSSPLSARETEVLRLLHRGLTIPQLARGLHVSNSTAKTYVARLYDKLGVNSRSQALMAAMERGLLQAATFARTGTG
- a CDS encoding type II secretion system F family protein, yielding MNVLVLGVATLAVAIALGIIGLSMTWGAGTRRVADGLESIELYYGNGQAGVVSGTGRVGLSYPLIRLGQLATKLSPSGVPVSISRRLNLAGNPGSWTAEKVFAYKGLGLVAGAALGALLGARSGVTIFGFGAIGAAVGFFLPDLLLYNAGSKRQTAIRKQLPNTLDLLTVCVEAGLGFDAALAQVAQKTDGPMAAECVRMLQEMQLGKSRVEALRALADRTTVVELRAFVSALVQASELGVPTGQVLHEQSKEMRTKHRQLAEEKAQKLPVKILFPMMFCIFPALFVVVLGPAALSIMETFSG
- a CDS encoding type II secretion system F family protein — protein: MSREVGASMAMSCVRRSRRPLLVVALVMLSFLSALTPTAAVATETRPSPGAVVILLDTSGSMSGERLASAQKAAESYLSALPGDVPAGLVTFAGTPELTAPLAVDRQRIRADVRTAQAQGSTRLYDAVVLGAKTLSRAPGTRKMLILSDGEDTDSERSLEEALALLRKYGITVDMGVLDGVHGSGGRQRLIEGTGGRMLTAEEAKAQAAELVPAPPVVEPDSPPPAWLLLAGAGTLFAGLVGVAIAVLGPLRRDRRRERGLASLARYRVAAAVPEPQETDAWSSPLRHLLTFSERFLSWRGRHEQLATDLDLAGMSLRPAEWLVVRVSVSLVPGVVAVVLGWAWVIGVILAVVAWFAGRSYLRFRISRRRAAFGEQLPDTLNLLVAALRTGFSLPQALDGVVRDGTEPISGELARALARTRLGMSVEDALDKAAGRMESADFAWVVMAIRIQRQVGGNLAGLLQTTAETMRERAQLRRHVKALSAEGRMSAYVLIALPILLACWMLLSNRGYIAPLYTTPIGWVLVTVGVGCMSLGWFWMSRLVKVEE